In one Nicotiana tomentosiformis chromosome 6, ASM39032v3, whole genome shotgun sequence genomic region, the following are encoded:
- the LOC104117744 gene encoding NAD kinase 2, chloroplastic isoform X1: MAICFRYCPCHLEMGRTVAAPGIHLHCCHLNYAKAISGSGFGLGLSFGYRRVKFVVSAELSNAFSVNIGLDSQAGDTSQLPRMGPLPGDIAEIEAYCRIFRAAEQLHNSLMDTLCNPLTGECNVSYDVPSDDKQILEDKLVSVLGCMVCLLNKGREEVLSGRSSITDSFRDVDVHVTDDELPPLAIFRGEMKRYCESLHVALENYLTPDDPRSIIVWQKLQRLKNVCYDAGFPRGEKNPSHILFANFSPVYLSTSKEETQSAASEVAFWRGGQVTDEGLRWLLERGFKTIVDLRAETVKDIFYEKVLDEAISSGEIELIKLPVEVGISPSVEQVEMFAALVSDLNKRPLYLHSREGIKRTSAMVSRWRQYITRYTPQVVASTYKTADSTENSSRDARGTEETFMSPRSEEDTSFNEEVSSASDNQDGSLPKRSDDINSAVKDIKHISETTGLGKTEGDEVVSSNRKSTVLESDSEVASYTNVNPLKSQLPPSNVFSRKEMSTYFRSRMVSPATYFTHERKRLEVLSASIYSYKGVPKGNETTSIYSENGVMESQNLNGSSFNKHLTTNPSTSSSNTEMYAGHSDSATPVLNGIGNGKVQTSIKNVGIVDARDELECNAESRVTTGERRNIEVSTPLLEDDLEQIEGNMCASATGVVRVQSRRKAEMFLVRTDGYSCTREKVTESSLAFTHPSTQQQMLLWKSTPKTVLLLKKLGYELMEEAKEVASFLYSQEKMTVLVEPEVHDIFARIPGFGFVQTFYSQDTSDLHERVDFVACLGGDGVILHASNIFRGAVPPVISFNLGSLGFLTSHPFEDYKKDLRQVIHGNNTLDGVYITLRMRLRCEIFRSGKAMPGKVFDVLNEIVVDRGSNPYLSKIECYEHDRLITKVQGDGVIVATPTGSTAYSTAAGGSMVHPNVPCMLFTPICPHSLSFRPVILPDSAILELKIPEDARSNAWVSFDGKRRQQLSRGDSVRIYMSQHPLPTVNKSDQTGDWFRSLIRCLNWNERLDQKAL; the protein is encoded by the exons ATGGCAATATGTTTTCGTTATTGTCCATGCCATTTGGAAATGGGTCGTACAGTTGCTGCCCCGGGAATCCATCTTCACTGTTGCCACCTCAATTATGCAAAGGCGATTTCTGGGTCTGGGTTTGGACTTGGATTATCGTTCGGTTATCGTCGTGTCAAGTTTGTTGTCAGTGCTGAACTATCCAATGCTTTCTCCGTCAACATTGGCTTGGATTCTCAG GCCGGTGATACTTCACAGTTGCCCCGAATGGGCCCACTACCTGGGGACATTGCAGAGATAGAGGCTTACTGTAGAATCTTTCGGGCTGCTGAACAACTTCATAATTCATTAATGGACACCCTATGCAATCCATTGACCGGAGAATGTAATGTCTCGTATGATGTACCCTCAGACGATAAACAAATACTTGAGGATAAACTAGTTTCTGTTCTAGGATGCATGGTATGTCTGCTAAATAAAGGAAGGGAGGAAGTCCTTTCTGGGAGATCCTCGATTACAGACTCTTTCCGTGATGTTGATGTGCATGTGACGGATGATGAGCTTCCTCCACTTGCAATTTTCAGAGGTGAAATGAAAAGGTACTGTGAGAGCTTACATGTTGCTCTTGAAAACTATTTGACACCTGATGATCCTCGCAGCATTATTGTGTGGCAAAAACTGCAAAGACTGAAGAATGTATGTTATGATGCCGGATTTCCTCGTGGTGAAAAGAACCCCAGCCATATACTCTTTGCTAACTTTAGTCCTGTTTATTTGTCAACATCAAAAGAAGAGACACAGTCTGCAGCTTCTGAGGTTGCTTTCTGGAGAGGTGGTCAGGTAACTGACGAAGGTCTTAGATGGCTGTTGGAGAGAGGGTTCAAAACCATTGTAGATCTCAGAGCCGAGACTGTAAAAGACATCTTCTATGAGAAAGTGCTAGATGAAGCCATTTCATCAGGGGAAATTGAATTAATTAAACTACCTGTTGAAGTTGGTATATCGCCTTCAGTGGAGCAGGTCGAAATGTTTGCAGCATTGGTCTCTGATTTAAACAAAAGGCCCTTATATCTCCACAGTAGAGAAGGAATTAAGAGGACGTCAGCTATGGTCTCTAGATGGCGGCAATATATTACTCGCTATACACCACAGGTTGTAGCCAGTACATATAAAACAGCAGACTCAACTGAGAACTCATCACGTGATGCTAGAGGAACTGAAGAAACATTTATGTCGCCAAGGTCAGAAGAAGATACAAGCTTTAATGAGGAAGTCAGCTCTGCATCTGATAATCAAGATGGGTCACTGCCTAAAAGATCAGACGACATAAATTCTGCTGTGAAAGATATCAAGCACATTTCTGAAACTACGGGCCTAGGCAAGACTGAGGGCGACGAAGTTGTTTCATCCAATAGGAAAAGCACAGTGCTAGAATCTGACAGTGAAGTAGCATCCTACACTAATGTGAACCCACTCAAGTCTCAGCTGCCTCCCTCTAATGTCTTCTCCAGAAAAGAGATGTCCACGTATTTCAGAAGTAGGATGGTTTCACCTGCAACATATTTTACTCATGAAAGGAAAAGATTGGAGGTGCTTTCTGCTTCAATATATAGCTACAAGGGAGTGCCTAAGGGAAATGAAACTACAAGCATATACAGTGAGAATGGAGTGATGGAATCACAAAATTTAAATGGTTCGTCTTTCAATAAGCACTTAACTACTAACCCTTCAACTTCCTCGTCGAATACAGAGATGTATGCTGGTCATAGTGACTCTGCGACTCCAGTCTTGAATGGAATCGGCAATGGGAAAGTACAAACCTCAATAAAAAACGTTGGAATTGTTGATGCAAGAGATGAGTTAGAATGTAATGCTGAGTCTAGAGTCACTACAGGGGAGAGGAGGAATATTGAGGTCTCCACACCTTTGCTGGAAGATGACTTGGAGCAGATTGAAGGAAATATGTGTGCTTCTGCCACTGGTGTTGTAAGAGTGCAGTCAAGAAGGAAGGCAGAGATGTTCTTGGTTCGCACAGATGGGTATTCGTGCACCAGAGAAAAAGTAACAGAATCTTCCTTGGCCTTCACTCATCCTAGCACCCAGCAGCAGATGCTTTTGTGGAAATCCACACCAAAGACTGTACTGCTGTTGAAGAAGCTGGGCTACGAACTCATGGAAGAAGCTAAAGAG GTTGCTTCTTTCTTGTATTCCCAAGAGAAGATGACTGTTCTTGTTGAACCTGAGGTGCATGATATTTTTGCACGAATCCCAGGCTTTGGGTTTGTTCAGACCTTCTATAGTCAAGATACCAG TGATCTTCACgagagggttgactttgttgcctGTTTGGGAGGAGATGGTGTGATACTCCATGCGTCAAATATATTTCGAGGTGCTGTCCCACCTGTCATCTCATTTAACCTAGGATCCCTTGGATTTCTCACTTCCCATCCA TTTGAAGATTATAAGAAGGATCTTAGACAAGTCATCCATGGAAACAACACTCTAGATGGTGTGTATATAACTCTACGAATGCGTCTCCGATGCGAAATATTCCGAAGCGGGAAAGCAATGCCTGGAAAGGTGTTTGACGTCCTAAATGAAATTGTAGTTGATCGTGGTTCTAATCCATACCTGTCCAAAATAGAGTGTTATGAACATGACCGCCTCATTACCAAG GTGCAAGGTGATGGGGTCATTGTGGCCACTCCAACTGGAAGTACAGCTTACTCGACAGCTGCTGGGGGTTCCATG GTGCATCCCAATGTTCCATGCATGCTCTTTACACCAATCTGTCCACATTCTCTCTCGTTTAGGCCTGTCATACTTCCAGATTCTGCAATACTAGAACTAAAG ATTCCAGAGGATGCACGTAGCAATGCTTGGGTCTCCTTTGATGGGAAGAGAAGGCAGCAACTCTCTAGAGGAGATTCTGTTCGCATATATATGAGTCAGCATCCACTACCTACAGTTAACAAGTCTGATCAGACAGGTGATTGGTTTCGTAGCTTGATTCGTTGTCTAAATTGGAACGAAAGACTAGACCAGAAAGCACTCTGA
- the LOC104117743 gene encoding 1-aminocyclopropane-1-carboxylate oxidase 5-like, with protein MTIPVIDFSKLDGEERAQTLAQISKGCEEWGFFQLVNHGIPVELLERVKKVCAECFKLEREEAFKNSTPVKLLNEAAESKNINNGNYKVENVDWEDVFLLTDDNEWPSNTPEFKETMKEYRSEVKKLAESVMEVMDENLGLQKGSIKKAFNEGEGEGDNNAFFGTKVSHYPPCPHPEMVNGLRAHTDAGGVILLFQDDQVDGLQILKDGEWIDVLPLPNAIVINTGDQIEVLSNGKYKSVWHRVMSKPDGNRRSIASFYNPSLRATIAPAPELVEMKDKKEMELTNYPTFVFGDYMDVYTEQKFLPKEPRFQAVRAM; from the exons ATGACTATTCCGGTGATTGATTTCTCAAAGCTTGATGGAGAGGAAAGAGCCCAAACTTTGGCTCAGATTTCCAAAGGATGTGAAGAATGGGGATTCTTTCAG TTGGTGAATCATGGGATACCAGTGGAGCTGCTTGAGAGGGTGAAGAAAGTGTGTGCAGAATGCTTTAAGCTGGAAAGAGAAGAGGCTTTCAAGAATTCAACACCAGTCAAGTTGCTTAATGAGGCGGCCGAGAGCAAGAACATTAATAATGGCAATTATAAGGTTGAAAATGTGGATTGGGAAGATGTCTTCCTTCTCACTGATGACAATGAATGGCCCTCCAACACTCCTGAATTCAA GGAAACGATGAAAGAATATAGATCAGAAGTGAAGAAGCTAGCAGAGAGTGTGATGGAAGTAATGGATGAAAACTTAGGCTTACAAAAAGGATCAATCAAGAAAGCCTTCAatgaaggagaaggagaaggagacaATAATGCTTTTTTTGGAACAAAAGTGAGCCATTACCCACCTTGCCCACATCCAGAAATGGTAAATGGCCTAAGAGCTCATACTGATGCTGGAGGTGTGATTCTACTTTTCCAAGATGATCAAGTTGAtggccttcaaatccttaaaGACGGCGAATGGATCGACGTCTTGCCTCTCCCTAACGCCATTGTTATCAACACAG gtGATCAAATTGAAGTGCTTAGCAATGGGAAGTACAAGAGTGTTTGGCACAGAGTTATGTCTAAACCAGATGGGAATAGGAGATCTATTGCTTCCTTCTATAATCCTTCTTTGAGAGCTACCATTGCTCCTGCACCAGAGCTAGTGGAGATGAAGGATAAGAAAGAAATGGAATTAACTAATTATCCAACTTTTGTGTTTGGAGATTACATGGATGTCTATACTGAGCAGAAGTTCCTTCCTAAAGAACCAAGGTTTCAAGCTGTCAGAGCAATGTGA
- the LOC104117744 gene encoding NAD kinase 2, chloroplastic isoform X2, with translation MAICFRYCPCHLEMGRTVAAPGIHLHCCHLNYAKAISGSGFGLGLSFGYRRVKFVVSAELSNAFSVNIGLDSQAGDTSQLPRMGPLPGDIAEIEAYCRIFRAAEQLHNSLMDTLCNPLTGECNVSYDVPSDDKQILEDKLVSVLGCMVCLLNKGREEVLSGRSSITDSFRDVDVHVTDDELPPLAIFRGEMKRYCESLHVALENYLTPDDPRSIIVWQKLQRLKNVCYDAGFPRGEKNPSHILFANFSPVYLSTSKEETQSAASEVAFWRGGQVTDEGLRWLLERGFKTIVDLRAETVKDIFYEKVLDEAISSGEIELIKLPVEVGISPSVEQVEMFAALVSDLNKRPLYLHSREGIKRTSAMVSRWRQYITRYTPQVVASTYKTADSTENSSRDARGTEETFMSPRSEEDTSFNEEVSSASDNQDGSLPKRSDDINSAVKDIKHISETTGLGKTEGDEVVSSNRKSTVLESDSEVASYTNVNPLKSQLPPSNVFSRKEMSTYFRSRMVSPATYFTHERKRLEVLSASIYSYKGVPKGNETTSIYSENGVMESQNLNGSSFNKHLTTNPSTSSSNTEMYAGHSDSATPVLNGIGNGKVQTSIKNVGIVDARDELECNAESRVTTGERRNIEVSTPLLEDDLEQIEGNMCASATGVVRVQSRRKAEMFLVRTDGYSCTREKVTESSLAFTHPSTQQQMLLWKSTPKTVLLLKKLGYELMEEAKEVHPNVPCMLFTPICPHSLSFRPVILPDSAILELKIPEDARSNAWVSFDGKRRQQLSRGDSVRIYMSQHPLPTVNKSDQTGDWFRSLIRCLNWNERLDQKAL, from the exons ATGGCAATATGTTTTCGTTATTGTCCATGCCATTTGGAAATGGGTCGTACAGTTGCTGCCCCGGGAATCCATCTTCACTGTTGCCACCTCAATTATGCAAAGGCGATTTCTGGGTCTGGGTTTGGACTTGGATTATCGTTCGGTTATCGTCGTGTCAAGTTTGTTGTCAGTGCTGAACTATCCAATGCTTTCTCCGTCAACATTGGCTTGGATTCTCAG GCCGGTGATACTTCACAGTTGCCCCGAATGGGCCCACTACCTGGGGACATTGCAGAGATAGAGGCTTACTGTAGAATCTTTCGGGCTGCTGAACAACTTCATAATTCATTAATGGACACCCTATGCAATCCATTGACCGGAGAATGTAATGTCTCGTATGATGTACCCTCAGACGATAAACAAATACTTGAGGATAAACTAGTTTCTGTTCTAGGATGCATGGTATGTCTGCTAAATAAAGGAAGGGAGGAAGTCCTTTCTGGGAGATCCTCGATTACAGACTCTTTCCGTGATGTTGATGTGCATGTGACGGATGATGAGCTTCCTCCACTTGCAATTTTCAGAGGTGAAATGAAAAGGTACTGTGAGAGCTTACATGTTGCTCTTGAAAACTATTTGACACCTGATGATCCTCGCAGCATTATTGTGTGGCAAAAACTGCAAAGACTGAAGAATGTATGTTATGATGCCGGATTTCCTCGTGGTGAAAAGAACCCCAGCCATATACTCTTTGCTAACTTTAGTCCTGTTTATTTGTCAACATCAAAAGAAGAGACACAGTCTGCAGCTTCTGAGGTTGCTTTCTGGAGAGGTGGTCAGGTAACTGACGAAGGTCTTAGATGGCTGTTGGAGAGAGGGTTCAAAACCATTGTAGATCTCAGAGCCGAGACTGTAAAAGACATCTTCTATGAGAAAGTGCTAGATGAAGCCATTTCATCAGGGGAAATTGAATTAATTAAACTACCTGTTGAAGTTGGTATATCGCCTTCAGTGGAGCAGGTCGAAATGTTTGCAGCATTGGTCTCTGATTTAAACAAAAGGCCCTTATATCTCCACAGTAGAGAAGGAATTAAGAGGACGTCAGCTATGGTCTCTAGATGGCGGCAATATATTACTCGCTATACACCACAGGTTGTAGCCAGTACATATAAAACAGCAGACTCAACTGAGAACTCATCACGTGATGCTAGAGGAACTGAAGAAACATTTATGTCGCCAAGGTCAGAAGAAGATACAAGCTTTAATGAGGAAGTCAGCTCTGCATCTGATAATCAAGATGGGTCACTGCCTAAAAGATCAGACGACATAAATTCTGCTGTGAAAGATATCAAGCACATTTCTGAAACTACGGGCCTAGGCAAGACTGAGGGCGACGAAGTTGTTTCATCCAATAGGAAAAGCACAGTGCTAGAATCTGACAGTGAAGTAGCATCCTACACTAATGTGAACCCACTCAAGTCTCAGCTGCCTCCCTCTAATGTCTTCTCCAGAAAAGAGATGTCCACGTATTTCAGAAGTAGGATGGTTTCACCTGCAACATATTTTACTCATGAAAGGAAAAGATTGGAGGTGCTTTCTGCTTCAATATATAGCTACAAGGGAGTGCCTAAGGGAAATGAAACTACAAGCATATACAGTGAGAATGGAGTGATGGAATCACAAAATTTAAATGGTTCGTCTTTCAATAAGCACTTAACTACTAACCCTTCAACTTCCTCGTCGAATACAGAGATGTATGCTGGTCATAGTGACTCTGCGACTCCAGTCTTGAATGGAATCGGCAATGGGAAAGTACAAACCTCAATAAAAAACGTTGGAATTGTTGATGCAAGAGATGAGTTAGAATGTAATGCTGAGTCTAGAGTCACTACAGGGGAGAGGAGGAATATTGAGGTCTCCACACCTTTGCTGGAAGATGACTTGGAGCAGATTGAAGGAAATATGTGTGCTTCTGCCACTGGTGTTGTAAGAGTGCAGTCAAGAAGGAAGGCAGAGATGTTCTTGGTTCGCACAGATGGGTATTCGTGCACCAGAGAAAAAGTAACAGAATCTTCCTTGGCCTTCACTCATCCTAGCACCCAGCAGCAGATGCTTTTGTGGAAATCCACACCAAAGACTGTACTGCTGTTGAAGAAGCTGGGCTACGAACTCATGGAAGAAGCTAAAGAG GTGCATCCCAATGTTCCATGCATGCTCTTTACACCAATCTGTCCACATTCTCTCTCGTTTAGGCCTGTCATACTTCCAGATTCTGCAATACTAGAACTAAAG ATTCCAGAGGATGCACGTAGCAATGCTTGGGTCTCCTTTGATGGGAAGAGAAGGCAGCAACTCTCTAGAGGAGATTCTGTTCGCATATATATGAGTCAGCATCCACTACCTACAGTTAACAAGTCTGATCAGACAGGTGATTGGTTTCGTAGCTTGATTCGTTGTCTAAATTGGAACGAAAGACTAGACCAGAAAGCACTCTGA
- the LOC104103044 gene encoding pentatricopeptide repeat-containing protein At5g15340, mitochondrial, whose product MIWRTECTLPFLARHYRTLFRTCARYLALDVGQKLHAYVVTTGLESFPNTFIRNAILHMYAACGCVLPARKVFDKIPLSYKDTVDWTTLMGCYAHGRLPVDALSLFVDMRKSNVSIDEFTMVTVFLACAKLGCDQFGVQGHSCLVKMGFSSSIKACNAAMDMYVKCGLIDKTRRIFGEMGEHSLVSWTVLLGGLVKWEGFENARLLFDQMPERNEVAWTIMIAAYIENGLTKEAFGLLCNMVFESGFELNFVTLCSWLSACAQSGNVMLGKWVHMYALKMIKHEIDIMVATALINMYAKCGRIDDAFRVFKVMPRRNVVTWNTMLSGLAMQGKGDMVLHLFAQMVREVKPDDVTFTAVLSACSHSGLVVQGRNLFYSLESSYGIKPSVENYSCIVDLLGRAGHLEEAETIIRGMPIAPNEVVLGSLLGSCSVHKNLELGECLMKELVQMYPDNTEYHVLLSNMYSLAGKDDEADSIRVVLRNRGIRKVPGTSSIYVGGQIHCFSAGDTLHLQSQEIYMMLDEMIRKIRLAGYVPDTACQKFSGSDNGGYYSNSHEEKEQALFTHSEKLAVCFGLISIPAGTPLYIFKNLRICRDCHSAMKIVSKVYNREIVIRDRSRFHCFKLGSCSCSDYW is encoded by the coding sequence CGAACCGAGTGTACTCTCCCATTTCTGGCTCGCCACTATCGGACCCTTTTCAGAACTTGCGCTCGATATCTAGCTTTGGACGTGGGACAAAAGCTCCACGCTTACGTCGTCACCACAGGCCTCGAATCCTTCCCAAACACATTTATCCGTAATGCTATTCTCCATATGTATGCGGCGTGTGGGTGTGTTCTACCTGCACgcaaggtgtttgataaaattccgcTCTCATACAAAGACACTGTCGACTGGACAACATTGATGGGCTGCTATGCACACGGAAGGTTGCCAGTTGATGCTCTCAGCCTGTTTGTTGATATGAGGAAGAGCAACGTTTCAATTGATGAATTTACTATGGTTACTGTGTTCCTTGCATGCGCGAAATTGGGGTGTGATCAATTTGGAGTTCAGGGACATAGTTGTTTGGTCAAAATGGGGTTTAGTTCAAGTATTAAAGCATGTAATGCTGCTATGGATATGTATGTGAAGTGTGGGTTAATTGATAAGACAAGAAGGATTTTTGGTGAGATGGGAGAACATAGTCTGGTTTCTTGGACTGTGCTTTTGGGGGGATTGGTGAAGTGGGAAGGTTTTGAAAATGCAAGGTTGTTGTTTGATCAAATGCCTGAGAGAAATGAAGTAGCTTGGACAATAATGATTGCAGCGTATATTGAGAACGGCTTAACCAAGGAAGCTTTTGGGCTTCTATGTAACATGGTATTTGAATCTGGATTTGAGTTGAATTTTGTGACACTTTGTTCATGGTTATCAGCTTGTGCACAGTCAGGGAATGTGATGTTGGGTAAATGGGTACACATGTATGCTTTGAAGATGATAAAACATGAAATCGATATAATGGTGGCGACTGCCTTGATTAACATGTATGCTAAATGTGGGAGGATTGATGATGCTTTTCGAGTTTTCAAGGTGATGCCTCGAAGGAACGTAGTTACATGGAATACCATGCTAAGCGGACTGGCAATGCAGGGAAAGGGAGATATGGTATTGCATTTGTTTGCTCAGATGGTTAGAGAGGTCAAACCAGATGATGTAACATTTACAGCTGTGTTAAGTGCTTGTAGTCACTCAGGTTTAGTTGTTCAAGGTCGAAACTTATTCTATAGCCTTGAATCATCATATGGAATAAAGCCTTCTGTAGAGAACTATTCTTGCATTGTGGATCTTTTGGGTCGGGCAGGACATCTTGAAGAAGCAGAGACCATAATCAGAGGAATGCCAATTGCCCCCAATGAAGTTGTGTTGGGATCACTATTGGGGTCCTGCAGTGTCCATAAAAACCTTGAGCTGGGGGAATGCCTAATGAAAGAGCTGGTCCAAATGTATCCTGATAATACCGAGTATCATGTCTTGCTTTCCAATATGTACTCTTTAGCTGGAAAAGATGACGAGGCAGATTCTATTCGAGTAGTTCTTAGAAACAGAGGCATAAGAAAAGTGCCTGGCACGAGTTCTATTTATGTCGGTGGCCAAATCCATTGCTTCAGTGCAGGAGATACATTGCATCTGCAAAGTCAAGAGATATATATGATGTTGGATGAGATGATTCGAAAAATAAGATTGGCTGGCTATGTACCAGACACGGCCTGCCAAAAGTTTTCAGGATCTGATAATGGTGGGTATTACAGTAACAGTCATGAGGAGAAGGAACAGGCATTGTTCACTCACAGCGAGAAGTTGGCTGTTTGTTTTGGGCTCATAAGCATACCGGCTGGCACGCCTCTTTATATTTTCAAGAATTTAAGGATATGCCGAGATTGTCATTCAGCCATGAAGATTGTTTCCAAAGTATATAATAGAGAAATTGTAATAAGAGATCGTAGTCGCTTTCACTGTTTCAAGCTAGGTTCATGCTCTTGTTCTGACTATTGGTGA